A single genomic interval of Tsukamurella paurometabola harbors:
- a CDS encoding carboxymuconolactone decarboxylase family protein: MSIDNLKNAVPEYAKDLKLNLSSLARSTELTEQQLWGTFLASAAATKNATVLREIAEEAADTLSAEAYQAALGAASIMGMNNVAYRAKGFLGADYAQVRMGLRMNIIGNPGVDKTDFELWSLAVSAINGCEHCVAAHDDVVRKAGLTKEQAFEAVKVAATVQGVAQAIFAAETLATASV; this comes from the coding sequence ATGTCGATCGACAACCTGAAGAACGCGGTCCCCGAGTACGCCAAGGACCTCAAGCTCAACCTCAGCTCGCTCGCGCGCTCCACCGAGCTCACCGAGCAGCAGCTGTGGGGCACCTTCCTCGCCTCGGCCGCGGCCACCAAGAACGCGACCGTCCTGCGCGAGATCGCCGAAGAGGCTGCTGACACCCTGTCGGCGGAGGCCTACCAGGCCGCCCTCGGTGCCGCCTCGATCATGGGCATGAACAACGTCGCGTACCGCGCCAAGGGCTTCCTCGGCGCCGATTACGCCCAGGTTCGCATGGGCCTGCGGATGAACATCATCGGCAACCCCGGCGTCGACAAGACCGACTTCGAGCTGTGGAGCCTCGCCGTCTCGGCCATCAACGGCTGTGAGCACTGCGTCGCCGCGCACGACGACGTGGTCCGCAAGGCCGGCCTCACCAAGGAGCAGGCCTTCGAGGCCGTCAAGGTCGCCGCCACCGTGCAGGGCGTCGCGCAGGCGATCTTCGCCGCCGAGACCCTCGCGACCGCCTCGGTCTAG
- a CDS encoding DUF485 domain-containing protein, translating into MNEEDTAAVYQRAYDSKEFHELRRRLASFVIPISVAFLLWYVLYVLLATYAHDFMSQKLFGNINVALVMGLGQFVTTFVITWAYVRFANNTIDPMATELREHIEGELKAGEAGK; encoded by the coding sequence GTGAACGAAGAGGATACGGCGGCGGTATACCAGCGCGCCTACGACAGCAAGGAATTCCACGAACTCCGCCGCAGGCTGGCGTCGTTCGTGATCCCGATCTCCGTGGCCTTCCTGCTCTGGTACGTCCTGTACGTGCTGCTGGCCACCTACGCGCACGACTTCATGAGCCAGAAGCTGTTCGGCAACATCAACGTCGCGCTCGTCATGGGTCTCGGTCAGTTCGTGACCACGTTCGTCATCACCTGGGCCTACGTCCGGTTCGCCAACAACACGATCGACCCGATGGCCACCGAACTGCGTGAGCACATCGAGGGCGAGCTCAAGGCGGGGGAGGCGGGCAAGTGA
- a CDS encoding LysR family transcriptional regulator substrate-binding protein, translating into MTSSLPPTLRLGYVPGATPAKWARIWGERHPDVALQLVPVAASGAAGAVRAGTVDLALLRLPADTSGLAMIALYEEQVVVVVPKDHHAAAADELTAADLDGEPTLHPLDDCVHWAAAPGTRVEHRPETTDDAVELVAAGLGALIVPQSLARLHHRKDLTYRPITDAPPSPVVLAAPEGEQSEEVADFIGVVRGRRAGSSRGRAEPAPKRTAREKTLAKQAARAAAGKKAGSPKGKPPKRSRR; encoded by the coding sequence GTGACCTCCTCGCTCCCGCCGACCCTGCGGCTCGGCTACGTCCCCGGCGCCACGCCCGCCAAGTGGGCACGCATCTGGGGCGAGCGACATCCGGACGTCGCGCTCCAACTCGTGCCCGTCGCCGCATCGGGCGCGGCCGGGGCGGTCCGCGCCGGCACCGTCGACCTGGCGCTCCTGCGCCTGCCGGCGGACACGAGCGGCCTCGCGATGATCGCGCTCTACGAGGAGCAGGTGGTCGTGGTCGTGCCGAAGGACCACCATGCGGCGGCCGCGGACGAGCTGACGGCCGCGGACCTCGACGGCGAGCCGACGCTGCACCCCCTCGATGACTGCGTGCACTGGGCCGCCGCTCCGGGCACGCGGGTCGAGCATCGCCCGGAGACCACCGACGACGCGGTCGAGTTGGTCGCCGCCGGGCTGGGCGCGCTCATCGTGCCGCAATCACTCGCGCGCCTGCATCACCGCAAGGACCTCACCTACCGCCCGATCACCGACGCTCCCCCCTCCCCCGTGGTGCTCGCCGCGCCCGAGGGCGAACAGTCCGAGGAGGTCGCCGATTTCATCGGCGTCGTGCGCGGCCGCCGCGCAGGTTCGTCGCGCGGCCGCGCCGAGCCCGCACCCAAGCGCACCGCGCGCGAGAAGACCCTCGCCAAACAGGCCGCGCGCGCCGCCGCCGGGAAGAAGGCGGGATCACCGAAGGGGAAACCTCCCAAGCGGTCCCGCCGCTGA
- a CDS encoding SRPBCC family protein produces MPEQMSSSRVIAESPDRVFAVLADPAHHQDIEPTDWVRDAVDAAPIDHVGQMFSVNMYLEQAGGDYVMENKVMAFEPGRTIGWLPGTSQEGEWQAGGWWWRYDLAPSDEGTRVTLTYDWTDTPQSFRDFVGAMPPFPPEYLDRSLAGLDAVVRG; encoded by the coding sequence ATGCCCGAACAGATGTCCAGCAGTAGAGTCATCGCCGAGAGCCCCGACCGGGTGTTCGCCGTACTCGCCGACCCCGCTCACCACCAGGACATCGAACCCACCGACTGGGTGCGCGATGCCGTGGACGCCGCACCGATCGACCATGTGGGGCAGATGTTCTCCGTGAACATGTACCTCGAGCAGGCGGGCGGCGACTACGTCATGGAGAACAAGGTCATGGCGTTCGAGCCCGGCCGGACGATCGGCTGGCTACCCGGAACCAGCCAGGAGGGCGAGTGGCAGGCCGGCGGATGGTGGTGGCGGTACGACCTCGCACCGTCGGACGAGGGCACCCGCGTGACGCTGACCTACGACTGGACGGACACGCCGCAGTCGTTCCGCGACTTCGTCGGTGCGATGCCGCCGTTCCCGCCGGAGTACCTCGACCGATCGCTCGCCGGCCTCGACGCCGTGGTCCGCGGCTGA
- a CDS encoding cation acetate symporter yields MTDLLAWEPRTIDVGQQVGSTTLNIVIFLLFIGVTMGLVIKASRTTKKATDFYTGGATFTGPQNGFAIAGDYLSAASFLGICGAIAVQGYDGFLYSIGFLVAWLVALLLVAERLRNVGKFTMADVLSFRLKQRPVRMAAALATLTVSLFYLIAQMAGAGGLVSLLLNIKGTTGQAVVVAVVGVLMILYVLVGGMKGTTYVQMVKAVLLVGGALLMTLMVLAAVKGNFSDLLQKAIDGSKSGEKIIEPGLKYGKTETTKLDFISLALALVLGTAGLPHVLMRFYTVPTAKEARRSVTWAIGLIGAFYIFTLVLGFGAAAYVGADVISKAPGGVNSAAPLLAFSLGGTILMAVISAVAFATILAVVAGLAITASASLAHDIYNGVIKHGKASEESQVRVSRITVVVIGIASIILGIGAMGQNIAFLVALAFAVAASANLPTILFSLFWRRFNTTGAVLSMYGGLISAIVLIVFSPAVSGKPTSMFKSLDFSWFPLENPGLVSIPIGFGLAILGTIFGKPDTELADQAVEMEVRSLTGVGVEKAIDH; encoded by the coding sequence GTGACCGATCTCCTCGCCTGGGAGCCGCGCACGATCGACGTCGGTCAGCAGGTCGGCTCCACGACGCTCAACATCGTGATCTTCCTGCTGTTCATCGGCGTCACGATGGGCCTGGTCATCAAGGCCAGCCGAACCACCAAGAAGGCCACCGACTTCTACACCGGCGGCGCCACGTTCACCGGGCCGCAGAACGGCTTCGCGATCGCCGGCGACTACCTCTCCGCCGCGAGCTTCCTCGGCATCTGCGGCGCGATCGCGGTCCAGGGCTACGACGGCTTCCTCTACTCGATCGGCTTCCTCGTCGCCTGGTTGGTCGCGCTCCTCCTCGTCGCCGAGCGGCTGCGCAACGTCGGCAAGTTCACCATGGCCGACGTGCTGAGCTTCCGGCTCAAGCAGCGCCCCGTGCGCATGGCGGCCGCCCTCGCCACGCTGACCGTCTCGCTCTTCTACCTGATCGCGCAGATGGCCGGTGCGGGCGGCCTCGTCTCGCTGCTGCTCAACATCAAGGGCACCACAGGTCAGGCCGTCGTGGTCGCGGTGGTCGGCGTCCTGATGATCCTGTACGTGCTCGTCGGCGGCATGAAGGGCACCACCTACGTGCAGATGGTCAAGGCCGTCCTGCTCGTCGGCGGGGCGCTCCTCATGACCCTCATGGTGCTCGCCGCGGTCAAGGGCAACTTCTCCGATCTGCTGCAGAAGGCCATCGACGGCAGCAAGTCGGGGGAGAAGATCATCGAACCCGGCCTCAAGTACGGCAAGACCGAGACCACGAAGCTCGACTTCATCTCGCTCGCGCTCGCGCTGGTCCTCGGCACCGCGGGCCTGCCGCACGTGCTCATGCGCTTCTACACCGTCCCGACCGCGAAGGAGGCGCGTCGCTCCGTCACCTGGGCGATCGGCCTGATCGGTGCCTTCTACATCTTCACCCTCGTCCTGGGATTCGGCGCGGCCGCCTACGTCGGGGCCGACGTCATCTCGAAGGCCCCCGGCGGGGTGAACTCCGCGGCGCCGCTCCTGGCGTTCTCGCTCGGTGGCACGATCCTCATGGCCGTCATCTCGGCCGTCGCCTTCGCCACCATCCTCGCCGTCGTCGCCGGCCTCGCGATCACCGCGTCGGCGAGCCTCGCGCACGACATCTACAACGGTGTCATCAAGCACGGGAAGGCGTCCGAGGAATCACAGGTGCGCGTCTCGCGGATCACCGTGGTCGTCATCGGTATCGCGTCGATCATCCTCGGCATCGGCGCGATGGGCCAGAACATCGCCTTCCTCGTCGCGCTGGCCTTCGCCGTCGCGGCGTCGGCGAACCTCCCGACGATCCTGTTCTCGCTCTTCTGGCGGAGGTTCAACACCACCGGTGCGGTGCTGTCGATGTACGGCGGCCTGATCTCGGCGATCGTGTTGATCGTCTTCTCCCCGGCGGTCTCCGGTAAGCCGACGTCGATGTTCAAGTCGCTCGACTTCAGCTGGTTCCCGCTGGAGAACCCCGGGCTCGTCTCCATCCCGATCGGCTTCGGTCTCGCGATCCTGGGCACGATCTTCGGCAAGCCCGATACGGAGCTCGCCGACCAGGCGGTCGAGATGGAGGTCCGCTCGCTCACCGGAGTCGGGGTCGAGAAGGCCATCGACCACTAG
- a CDS encoding DUF5997 family protein yields MSRQNTQSMKPATAAKKLDVYLPATPAEFQESSITRDGLAALQADPPQWLKDLRKNGPHPKNLVAAKLGVSISGLARGGVEDALTTEQIDAIIAENPEWLVAERARYQVVLREERRVKSLHAERARRD; encoded by the coding sequence ATGAGCAGGCAGAACACCCAGTCCATGAAACCGGCCACCGCTGCGAAGAAGCTGGATGTCTACCTGCCCGCGACGCCGGCCGAGTTCCAGGAGTCGTCGATCACCCGCGACGGACTCGCAGCGTTGCAGGCGGATCCGCCGCAGTGGCTCAAGGACCTGCGGAAGAACGGGCCGCATCCGAAGAACCTCGTCGCCGCCAAGCTGGGCGTTTCCATCTCCGGCCTGGCGCGGGGCGGCGTCGAGGACGCGCTGACCACCGAGCAGATCGACGCGATCATCGCCGAGAACCCGGAGTGGCTGGTCGCGGAGCGCGCCCGCTACCAGGTGGTCCTCCGAGAGGAACGGCGCGTGAAGTCGCTGCACGCGGAGCGCGCCCGCCGCGACTGA
- a CDS encoding cysteine hydrolase family protein gives MAPERSVLLLMDYQRGIVDGAERPGAAALASAERALSSARDHGVPVVHVRVAFRPDYPEIPPTNRAFAMIREGGDSMTEVSPLTAIVPEVAPLPVEPVVVKRRFGAFSGSDLDVVLRGLQADHLVLAGISTSGVVLSTVRYAGDLDYRLTVLADACADHDPEVHRVLVRKVFPRQAQVLAVDEWIESLE, from the coding sequence ATGGCTCCCGAACGCTCTGTTCTGCTTCTGATGGACTACCAGCGCGGCATCGTCGACGGTGCGGAGCGGCCCGGCGCCGCGGCGCTCGCGTCCGCGGAGCGGGCGCTGTCGTCGGCGCGCGATCACGGCGTCCCCGTCGTGCACGTACGCGTCGCGTTCCGGCCGGACTACCCCGAGATCCCGCCGACGAACCGGGCTTTCGCGATGATCCGCGAGGGCGGTGACTCGATGACCGAGGTCTCGCCGCTGACGGCGATAGTGCCCGAGGTCGCGCCGCTGCCGGTGGAGCCCGTGGTGGTCAAACGCCGGTTCGGGGCCTTCAGCGGCAGCGATCTCGACGTGGTGCTGCGCGGCCTGCAGGCCGATCACCTGGTGCTCGCGGGTATCTCGACGAGCGGCGTCGTGCTGTCGACGGTCCGGTACGCGGGCGACCTCGACTACCGCCTCACGGTGCTGGCGGATGCCTGCGCCGATCACGACCCCGAGGTGCATCGCGTCCTCGTGCGCAAGGTCTTCCCGCGGCAGGCGCAGGTCCTCGCCGTCGACGAGTGGATCGAATCCCTGGAGTGA
- a CDS encoding hydrogen peroxide-inducible genes activator yields the protein MSDQPYQPTLAQLRAFVAVARSRHFGTAATSLGVSQPSLSQALASLEAGLGVQLVERSTRKVLITEAGMALLEQASVIVASAAELVSSAAGLTGELRGTLRLGMIPTVAPYRLPRLLPQLRAEVDDLTVTVVEDQTARLLDALRSGRIDVAMLALPVHSSSVAEIPLYDEEFVLVLPPGHPLAGRDDLTADDLSGLPLLLLDEGHCLRDQALDLCRQAEAGVGVMGDTRAASLATIVQCVSGGLGVTLLPEPAVAVELRGTDLATARFAAPAPGRRIGLAYRASSAKTEGFTRLAEIARAAAGSTV from the coding sequence ATGTCCGATCAGCCTTATCAGCCGACCCTCGCGCAACTGCGCGCTTTCGTCGCAGTGGCACGCTCCCGTCACTTCGGTACCGCGGCGACGTCGCTCGGCGTGAGTCAGCCGTCGCTCTCGCAGGCGCTGGCCTCGCTCGAGGCGGGGCTCGGCGTCCAGCTGGTGGAGCGCAGCACCCGGAAGGTGCTCATCACCGAGGCGGGGATGGCGCTGCTCGAGCAGGCGTCGGTCATCGTCGCCTCGGCGGCGGAACTGGTCAGCTCCGCCGCCGGCCTCACCGGCGAGCTCCGGGGAACGCTCCGGCTGGGCATGATCCCGACGGTCGCACCGTACCGGCTGCCGCGCCTGCTGCCGCAGCTGCGTGCGGAGGTCGACGACCTGACGGTCACCGTCGTCGAGGACCAGACCGCCCGCCTGCTCGACGCGTTGCGCTCCGGTCGCATCGACGTGGCGATGCTCGCGCTTCCGGTGCACAGCTCGTCCGTTGCCGAAATCCCCCTCTATGACGAGGAATTCGTCCTGGTGCTACCGCCCGGGCATCCGCTCGCCGGGCGCGACGACCTCACCGCGGACGACCTCTCCGGCCTGCCTCTCCTCCTCCTCGACGAGGGGCACTGCCTGCGGGATCAGGCGCTCGACCTGTGCCGCCAGGCCGAGGCCGGTGTCGGCGTCATGGGCGATACCCGCGCCGCATCGCTCGCGACGATCGTGCAGTGCGTCTCCGGCGGGCTCGGCGTCACCCTGCTGCCCGAACCCGCGGTCGCCGTGGAGCTGCGCGGCACCGACCTCGCGACCGCGCGGTTCGCCGCGCCCGCGCCCGGCCGGCGCATCGGACTGGCCTACCGCGCCTCCAGCGCGAAGACCGAGGGCTTCACGCGCCTCGCCGAGATCGCCCGCGCCGCCGCGGGATCCACCGTGTGA
- a CDS encoding IS630 family transposase, giving the protein MANHPAPALTLRDGDREVLESWTRSASVRASAAKRARIVLLAADGESNQRIAELVDASRTTVIAWRDRYLERGLEGLSDRVRPGRPRELDQDAIIVATLTPPPKSLGVTHWSTRLLAARIKVSPAAVARAWRAYGIKPFKAESFRFSTDPELVGKVTDICGLYLNPPQNAIVLCVDEKSQIQALDRTVPILPTQPGKVERRSHDYYRHGTTTLFAALDIATGKVTAALKPKHRHQEFLAFLRQIERAYRDVLDSDGNPVELHLVMDNYAAHKHANVKAWLAKHPRIVVHFTPTHASWMNLVEAWFGIVERQAIRRGVFTSVQDLNAKIRAFIDGWNPRAQPFVWTKTAEQILEKANRPTTSNPRH; this is encoded by the coding sequence ATGGCGAATCATCCTGCTCCGGCGTTGACGCTGCGCGATGGTGATCGGGAGGTGCTGGAGTCGTGGACCCGGTCCGCTTCGGTGCGGGCGTCCGCGGCCAAGCGGGCGCGGATCGTGTTGCTGGCCGCTGATGGTGAGTCGAATCAGCGGATCGCTGAGTTGGTCGATGCGAGCCGGACGACGGTGATCGCGTGGCGGGATCGGTATCTCGAGCGTGGCCTGGAGGGCCTGTCCGATCGGGTTCGGCCAGGCCGGCCGCGGGAGCTCGATCAGGATGCGATCATCGTCGCAACGCTCACGCCGCCGCCGAAAAGCCTTGGGGTGACGCATTGGTCGACGAGGCTGCTCGCCGCCCGGATCAAGGTGTCGCCGGCCGCGGTGGCGCGGGCGTGGCGCGCGTACGGGATCAAACCGTTCAAGGCCGAATCGTTCCGGTTCTCCACCGACCCCGAGCTGGTCGGCAAGGTCACCGACATCTGCGGCCTGTACTTGAACCCGCCTCAGAACGCGATCGTGCTGTGCGTGGATGAGAAGTCGCAGATCCAAGCCCTGGATCGGACGGTGCCGATCCTGCCGACCCAGCCCGGGAAGGTCGAACGCCGCTCCCATGACTACTACCGGCACGGCACCACCACCTTGTTCGCCGCCCTCGACATCGCGACCGGCAAGGTCACCGCCGCCCTCAAACCCAAGCACCGGCACCAGGAGTTCCTGGCGTTCCTGCGTCAGATCGAGCGGGCCTACCGCGACGTGCTCGACTCCGACGGCAACCCGGTCGAGCTGCACCTGGTGATGGACAACTACGCAGCTCACAAGCATGCGAACGTCAAGGCCTGGCTCGCCAAGCATCCCCGGATCGTCGTGCACTTCACCCCGACACACGCCTCCTGGATGAATCTCGTCGAGGCCTGGTTCGGGATCGTCGAACGACAGGCCATCCGGCGCGGCGTGTTCACCTCCGTCCAGGACCTCAACGCCAAGATCCGGGCGTTCATCGACGGCTGGAACCCGAGAGCACAGCCGTTCGTCTGGACCAAGACCGCCGAGCAGATCCTCGAGAAGGCGAACCGTCCAACAACTTCAAACCCGCGCCACTAG
- a CDS encoding DEAD/DEAH box helicase — protein sequence MNLTDLLPADPTADAVFEAFLEWTDDRGITLYPAQEEALIAACSGANVIVATPTGSGKSLVAMGAQFAALAQGRRTYYTAPIKALVSEKFFALCEVFGTENVGMVTGDAAVNAGAPIVCATAEIVANLALREGAGPPADHDAGGAAQGHPAAGATSSIDQVVMDEFHYYSEPDRGWAWQVPLIELPRAQFVLMSATLGDTSFFEEDLTRRTGRETVLVAGAERPVPLHFVYSTMAIQDQIVELVTTHQAPVYVVHFTQQAAAERAQALMSLPLASKEEKAAIAEALGDFQFTTGFGKTLSRLIRSGIGVHHAGMLPRYRRLVERLAQDGLLKVICGTDTLGVGINVPIRTVYLTGLTKFDGNRTRHLRAREFHQIAGRAGRAGFDTMGTVVVAAPEHEIENARREAKAGGDPAKLKRVQRKKPPEGFVSWGKATFEKLVAADPEPLASRFSVTNSMLLNVIARPQNCFDSMRHLLEDNHESRRNQLRHIRTAITLFRGLESGGVVERLAEPDADGRHVRLTVELQPDFALNQPLAPFALAALELLDAESPDYALDVISVIESVLDDPRPVLRAQQNAARGAAVAEMKADGIDYDERMALLEDVTYPKPLEDLLVPAFATYAAGHAWVTQFELSPKSVVREMIERAMTFNDLVSKYQLGRSEGAVLRYLSDAFRTLRHTVPEAVRTPELDDYIAWLGALVRYVDSSLVDEWEEMTSPDPVKAHATAPEIGRSTSLTSDERAFAVMVRNAMFRRVQLVAEEEYDLLDEMDPGVDWYAAFDDYYEEYDDIETDADARGPQLFSLDTSMPRAWRVRQTIADPDGDHGWAITAVVDLPASDERGDVVLVDVEVVSG from the coding sequence GTGAACCTCACCGACCTGCTCCCGGCCGATCCGACGGCCGACGCGGTCTTCGAGGCCTTCCTGGAGTGGACCGACGACCGCGGCATCACGCTGTACCCCGCCCAGGAGGAGGCGCTGATCGCGGCGTGCTCCGGAGCGAACGTGATCGTGGCGACGCCCACCGGCTCCGGCAAGTCCCTGGTCGCGATGGGCGCCCAGTTCGCCGCCCTCGCCCAGGGCCGCCGCACGTACTACACCGCCCCGATCAAGGCTCTGGTCAGCGAGAAGTTCTTCGCGCTCTGCGAGGTCTTCGGCACCGAGAACGTCGGCATGGTCACCGGTGACGCCGCGGTGAACGCCGGCGCACCGATCGTGTGCGCGACCGCCGAGATCGTCGCCAACCTCGCGCTGCGCGAGGGCGCGGGGCCTCCGGCGGACCACGACGCCGGCGGGGCCGCGCAGGGCCACCCCGCGGCGGGTGCCACGTCCTCCATCGATCAGGTGGTGATGGACGAGTTCCACTACTACTCGGAGCCGGACCGCGGCTGGGCGTGGCAGGTACCGCTCATCGAACTGCCGCGTGCGCAATTCGTCCTCATGTCCGCGACCCTCGGCGACACGTCCTTCTTCGAGGAGGACCTGACCCGGCGGACCGGCCGCGAGACCGTCCTCGTCGCCGGGGCCGAGCGGCCCGTGCCCCTGCACTTCGTGTACTCGACGATGGCGATCCAGGACCAGATCGTGGAACTGGTGACCACGCACCAAGCACCCGTCTACGTCGTCCATTTCACCCAGCAGGCCGCCGCCGAACGCGCGCAGGCCCTGATGTCGCTGCCGCTCGCGAGCAAGGAGGAGAAGGCCGCGATCGCGGAGGCGCTCGGTGATTTCCAGTTCACCACGGGCTTCGGCAAGACCCTCTCGCGGCTGATCCGATCCGGCATCGGCGTGCACCACGCCGGCATGCTCCCCCGGTACCGCCGGCTCGTGGAGAGGCTCGCCCAGGACGGGCTGCTCAAGGTCATCTGCGGCACCGACACCCTCGGCGTCGGCATCAACGTGCCGATCCGCACCGTCTACCTGACGGGCTTGACGAAGTTCGACGGGAACCGGACGCGCCACCTGCGCGCGCGGGAGTTCCACCAGATCGCCGGGCGCGCGGGACGGGCGGGCTTCGACACGATGGGCACCGTCGTCGTGGCCGCGCCCGAGCACGAGATCGAGAACGCCCGGCGGGAGGCCAAGGCGGGCGGGGATCCGGCGAAACTCAAGCGGGTCCAGCGCAAGAAGCCGCCCGAGGGCTTCGTCTCCTGGGGGAAGGCGACCTTCGAGAAGCTGGTCGCCGCCGATCCGGAGCCGCTGGCCTCACGCTTCTCGGTGACCAACTCGATGCTGCTCAACGTGATCGCCCGGCCGCAGAACTGCTTCGACTCGATGCGGCACCTGCTCGAGGACAATCACGAGTCGCGCCGGAACCAGTTGCGGCACATCCGCACGGCGATCACCCTGTTCCGGGGTCTGGAGTCGGGGGGTGTGGTGGAACGGCTCGCCGAGCCGGACGCGGACGGCCGGCACGTGCGGCTCACCGTCGAGCTGCAGCCCGACTTCGCGCTGAATCAGCCCCTTGCGCCGTTCGCACTCGCGGCGCTCGAGTTGCTCGACGCCGAGTCCCCCGACTATGCGCTCGACGTGATCTCGGTGATCGAGTCCGTCCTGGACGATCCGCGGCCCGTCCTGCGGGCCCAGCAGAACGCGGCGCGCGGCGCCGCGGTCGCCGAGATGAAGGCGGACGGCATCGACTACGACGAGCGGATGGCGCTGCTCGAGGACGTCACCTACCCCAAGCCGCTGGAGGACCTCCTGGTTCCCGCCTTCGCGACCTACGCCGCCGGCCACGCCTGGGTGACGCAGTTCGAGCTCTCACCGAAGTCCGTGGTGCGCGAGATGATCGAGCGCGCGATGACCTTCAACGACCTGGTCTCGAAGTACCAGCTGGGTCGCTCGGAGGGCGCCGTCCTGCGGTACCTCTCGGACGCCTTCCGCACGTTGCGGCACACCGTCCCCGAGGCCGTCCGCACACCCGAACTCGACGACTACATCGCCTGGCTCGGCGCACTCGTGCGATACGTCGACAGTTCTCTCGTCGACGAGTGGGAGGAGATGACCTCACCCGACCCGGTGAAGGCGCACGCCACCGCACCGGAGATCGGCAGGTCCACCTCCCTGACCTCCGATGAGCGGGCGTTCGCCGTCATGGTGCGCAACGCGATGTTCCGCCGCGTCCAACTCGTCGCCGAGGAGGAGTACGACCTCCTCGACGAGATGGATCCGGGGGTCGACTGGTACGCGGCGTTCGACGACTACTACGAGGAGTACGACGACATCGAGACGGACGCGGACGCCCGCGGTCCGCAGCTGTTCTCGCTCGACACCTCGATGCCGCGGGCGTGGCGGGTACGGCAGACCATCGCCGACCCCGACGGGGACCACGGCTGGGCGATCACCGCCGTCGTCGACCTGCCGGCCTCCGACGAGCGTGGCGACGTCGTGCTCGTGGACGTCGAGGTCGTGTCCGGCTGA
- a CDS encoding peroxiredoxin — translation MPLLTIGDQFPAFNLTAVIGGDLSKVDAQQPDDYFTTVTSDDYAGKWKIVFFWPKDFTFVCPTEIAAFGKLNEEFADRDAQVLGASVDNEFVHFQWRAQHEDLKTLPFPMLSDLKRELAEATGVLNADGVADRATFIVDPNNEIQFVSVTAGSVGRNVDEVLRVLDALQSDELCACNWKKGDPTIDAGELLKESV, via the coding sequence GTGCCCCTCTTGACGATCGGCGACCAGTTCCCCGCGTTCAACCTCACCGCCGTCATCGGCGGCGACCTGTCGAAGGTCGACGCGCAGCAGCCCGACGACTACTTCACCACCGTCACCAGCGACGACTACGCGGGCAAGTGGAAGATCGTCTTCTTCTGGCCGAAGGACTTCACCTTCGTCTGCCCCACCGAGATCGCCGCCTTCGGGAAGCTCAACGAGGAGTTCGCCGATCGTGACGCCCAGGTGCTCGGCGCCTCGGTCGACAACGAGTTCGTGCACTTCCAGTGGCGCGCGCAGCACGAGGATCTCAAGACCCTCCCGTTCCCCATGCTCTCGGACCTCAAGCGCGAGCTGGCCGAGGCCACCGGTGTGCTCAACGCCGACGGCGTCGCGGACCGCGCCACCTTCATCGTCGACCCCAACAACGAGATCCAGTTCGTCTCCGTGACGGCCGGTTCCGTGGGCCGCAACGTCGACGAGGTGCTCCGCGTGCTCGACGCCCTGCAGTCGGACGAGCTGTGCGCCTGCAACTGGAAGAAGGGCGACCCCACCATCGACGCCGGCGAGCTGCTGAAGGAGAGCGTCTAA